ATGAACTCGCAAACACTGCGCCAGGAATGGTTCTTCAACATTCGAGGAGACCTGCTTTCCGGGCTCGTCGTCGCCTTGGCCCTGATTCCAGAAGCCATCGCATTCTCCATCATCGCTGGCGTCGACCCTCGGGTGGGTCTGTACGCCTCTTTCAGTATCGCCGTGGTCATCGCCTTCACTGGCGGCAGGCCAGGAATGATTTCAGCCGCCACAGGCGCCATGGCCTTGTTGATGGTGACGCTGGTCAGAGAGCACGGGCTGGAATACCTGCTCGCTGCGACATTGCTTTGCGGTGTGCTGCAGATCGTCGCGGGGTATCTCAGGCTCGGCTCGCTGATGCGGTTCGTATCGCGTTCGGTGGTGACGGGCTTCGTCAACGCCTTGGCGATCCTGATCTTCATGGCCCAATTGCCGGAGCTGACCGATGTCACCTGGCATGTATACGCCATGACGGCGGCAGGGCTGAGCATCATCTATCTGTTTCCTTACATCCCGGTGGTGGGCAGGACTATCCCCTCGCCACTGGTATGTATCCTGGCGTTGACCGCCGTCGCTGTCTACCTGGGACTGGATATCCGCACCGTCGGCGACATGGGCGATCTGCCCGATACCTTGCCGATATTCCTATGGCCTGACGTGCCCTTGAATCTGGAAACGCTGCTGATCATCCTGCCGTACTCTGCAGCCTTGGCCGTGGTCGGCCTGCTCGAATCGATGATGACGGCCACCATCGTCGATGATCTGACCGATACACCCAGCGACAAGAACCGCGAGTGCAAAGGCCAGGGTATCGCCAACATCGGTGCCGGGCTTTTGGGCGGCATGGCAGGCTGCGCGATGATCGGGCAGTCGATCATCAATATCAAATCGGGTGGCCGTTCGCGGCTGTCTACCTTGGCGGCAGGCGTGTTTCTTCTGTTGATGGTGGTGTTCCTGGGCGATTACCTTGCGATGATCCCGATGGCCGCACTGGTCGCGGTCATGATCATGGTCTCCATCGGCACTTTCAGTTGGGACTCGCTGCGCAATCTCAAGAAGCACCCGCTATCGACCAACATCGTCATGGTCTCCACCGTAGCCGTTGTGGTCGCGACACATAACCTAGCCTACGGCGTATTCGTCGGTGTGCTGCTGGCAGCCATGTTCTTCGCGAACAAGATCGGTCACTTCCTGTATATCGGCAGCGAAGCTGATGCCAGTGGACGCGCCCGTACCTATCAGGTGGTTGGACAGGTGTTCTTCAGCTCCTCTGACAAGTTCGTCAGCTCCTTTGATTTCAAAGAGGCGCTTGATAGGGTGACTATCGATCTGAATCGAGCCCATTTCTGGGACATCACCGCCGTTGCAGCGCTCGACAAAGTCGTCATCAAGTTTCGTCGTGAGGGGACCGAGGTCGAAGTCGTCGGCTTGAACGAGGCCAGCGCAACCATCGTTGACCGTTTCGGCGTGCATGACAAACCTGATGGCGTAGACAAGCTGATGGGGCACTGAGGAGAACAACAATGACAACGCACTGCGTTCTGGCCTGTATCGACGGTTCCAATTCCTCGCCTGCGGTCTGCGACTACTCGGCGTGGGCCAGCCGCCAGCTTCAGGCGCCGCTGACCCTGCTACATGTGCTCAATCACGAGCCGTCCCCCGCTCAGCGCAACCTGTCGGGCAACATCGGGCTCGGTAGCCGGGAGCATTTGCTCAACGAACTCGCCGACCTTGACGAGAAACGCGCCAAACTGATGCGCGAGCAAGGCAGTCTGCTATTGGAGGCTGCCATGGAGCGGGTGCGTCAGGCGGGAGCCACCGAGCCGGCGAGTCGCCAGCGACATGGCGCGCTGGTCGATACCCTGGCTGAGCTGGAAGCGGATATCCGACTGCTGGTGATTGGCCGGCAGGGCGAAATCGGTGATTCCCTGGGCGATCATATCGGTACGCATCTGAAGAACGTCATCCGCACCATGCATCGCCCGATTCTGGTCACGGCAGGGGAATTTCGCCCGCCCCGCAGCGTCATGCTCGCCTTCGACAACGGCCCCAGCACCCGCAAGGGTGTGGAGATGATTGCTGCCAGTCCGCTGTTCCGCGGGTTGCCGATTCATCTGGTCATGGTTGGTGCCGATACCAACGATGCCTGGGAGTCGGTGCGTGCCGCGCAGCATCAACTGGAGCAGAAAGGATTCGAGGTTCAGGCTACGATCCGTGCGGGCGATGTCGAAAAAGTGCTGCTCGCTTACGAGGAAGAGCAGGACATCGACATGATCGTCATGGGAGCGTATGGGCATTCGCGCGTCCGGCGATTTTTCGTCGGAAGTACGACCACCAATATCCTGGCCCATGCCCGACGCCCTCTGTTGCTGCTCCGCTGAGCATCGGCATCAGGGCGAGCGCCAGATGCCCCACTGCGCCAGCAAAGCCGCCAGCGCAGTGGCAAGGGCCAATGTTCCGATGATCACATTCACCGCCACGGCAGCATCGAGCATGAACCCCAGCACGATCGGGGCGAGGGCGGTAGACAACACCATGATTGCCTGCATCACCGAGCGTATCGCGCCGATGTGGCGAATGCCGTAACGCTCCGGCCAGAGCGCACCCAGCGTAGCGTTTATAGCGCCCTGGCTCAGCCCCGTCAGACCGAGAAAAATCACCGGAACCCACTCGGCGTTACCTGGCGCCAGGGTTATCAGACCGCCGAGCATCGGTAGCAACGCCAATGGCAACATGCGCTGGGCGCCGATGCGATCGATAGCCGGCCCGGCGATCAATAGGCTTGCAAGGTGACCGGCGCCATAGGCGACGAAAACCGCTGCGAACGCATCTGGCGACCATCCCTTCAGACCCGCCAGCGCCGCCTGGTGGAACAACAACGCCGTGACGATGAACGGAACCGCGATGGTCGCTGGCAGAAGCAGGTAAAAGACGGGGTCTGCCAGGACCTCCGCACGGGTCTTGCCTCGCATGGCCCGGGTATCGGTGGCTCGTCCTGTCTCGGGGTGCTCGGCTCCCGCGCTCAAGTGCATCAATACCGGCAACAGGGCAAGCAGCACGATAAGCCCGCTCGCCACCCATGCCCAGCGCCAACTGGTCAGGGCGATCAACACGCTTATGAGCATCGGCAGTACGGCCTCGGAGAGCGGATAGCCGGAAGCGGCAAAGGCCACTGCTTTGCCTCGCTGTAAAGCAAAATAGCGACCCGCGGTACTCATGCCGATATGAGACAGCATTGCCTGCCCGCCGAAACGCACCAGAAAGAATCCTAGCCAGACCATCAGCGCGTGCAGGGCCCCACCGAGCATCAGGCACCCGGCGGCAAGCATCACCCCGGCCATCAGCGTAACGCGGGGCAGGGCCCAGCGATCAACCAAACCGCCCAGACGCAGAAGCAATGCCGCTGAGCACAGCGTAGCCGTGCTGTACAGCAAGCCATACAGGGAGTGGCTGAGACCGAAGCTGCTCCGCAGCGCATCGCCGAAGATGCCCACCAGAAACGTCTGGCCGAATCCCGATCCAGCGGTGCACAGCAGGGCGAACAGGCCGAGCGATGGGTTCTCCCGGATGAAGCCGGGCAGGCGTAGTCGTGTCAAAACCTGATCTCGCGAATAGAGAAATTCAATGGAGGATTTCGCTGGTTCGACCGCAACGGTCGAAAAAGTGCGCTAAAAAGAAACAAGGTTTCGATCATCGAAGCAGATGGCGTATGACCGACCGGCCTGGTTAAGGGTCCGCACCGCCTGGTCGGCTACGCTAGCGCGTCTGCAGTCGCAGTACGCTCCGCCAAGCTTGCGAAGGAGTCTGCGAGGCGCTGTCAATCCCGGCGAGGCCGACATTGTTATGCGGCAGCCGTCTCGGAAAAGGACCCTCGTCTGCGGAGAAGCGCTCATGTCAGAACAAACCACGCGTTCGCCAAGCGTCAAAAGCTTTATACAACAGGATGCCAGTGTCTCCAGGCTGGTAGAGGACATGCTGGCGCGGGCCGATATCCGCATCGGTGGGGACCGTCCATGGGACATCCGTTTCCACGACCCTGGCGTGCCCGAAAAGGTGTTGTCGCGGGGAAACCTGGGGCTTGGCGAAGCCTATATGGAGGGCGAGTGGGATTCGCCGGCTCTGGATCAGTTTTTTCACCGCTTGCTAAG
The nucleotide sequence above comes from Halopseudomonas xinjiangensis. Encoded proteins:
- a CDS encoding universal stress protein yields the protein MTTHCVLACIDGSNSSPAVCDYSAWASRQLQAPLTLLHVLNHEPSPAQRNLSGNIGLGSREHLLNELADLDEKRAKLMREQGSLLLEAAMERVRQAGATEPASRQRHGALVDTLAELEADIRLLVIGRQGEIGDSLGDHIGTHLKNVIRTMHRPILVTAGEFRPPRSVMLAFDNGPSTRKGVEMIAASPLFRGLPIHLVMVGADTNDAWESVRAAQHQLEQKGFEVQATIRAGDVEKVLLAYEEEQDIDMIVMGAYGHSRVRRFFVGSTTTNILAHARRPLLLLR
- a CDS encoding SulP family inorganic anion transporter, producing the protein MNSQTLRQEWFFNIRGDLLSGLVVALALIPEAIAFSIIAGVDPRVGLYASFSIAVVIAFTGGRPGMISAATGAMALLMVTLVREHGLEYLLAATLLCGVLQIVAGYLRLGSLMRFVSRSVVTGFVNALAILIFMAQLPELTDVTWHVYAMTAAGLSIIYLFPYIPVVGRTIPSPLVCILALTAVAVYLGLDIRTVGDMGDLPDTLPIFLWPDVPLNLETLLIILPYSAALAVVGLLESMMTATIVDDLTDTPSDKNRECKGQGIANIGAGLLGGMAGCAMIGQSIINIKSGGRSRLSTLAAGVFLLLMVVFLGDYLAMIPMAALVAVMIMVSIGTFSWDSLRNLKKHPLSTNIVMVSTVAVVVATHNLAYGVFVGVLLAAMFFANKIGHFLYIGSEADASGRARTYQVVGQVFFSSSDKFVSSFDFKEALDRVTIDLNRAHFWDITAVAALDKVVIKFRREGTEVEVVGLNEASATIVDRFGVHDKPDGVDKLMGH
- a CDS encoding MFS transporter, yielding MTRLRLPGFIRENPSLGLFALLCTAGSGFGQTFLVGIFGDALRSSFGLSHSLYGLLYSTATLCSAALLLRLGGLVDRWALPRVTLMAGVMLAAGCLMLGGALHALMVWLGFFLVRFGGQAMLSHIGMSTAGRYFALQRGKAVAFAASGYPLSEAVLPMLISVLIALTSWRWAWVASGLIVLLALLPVLMHLSAGAEHPETGRATDTRAMRGKTRAEVLADPVFYLLLPATIAVPFIVTALLFHQAALAGLKGWSPDAFAAVFVAYGAGHLASLLIAGPAIDRIGAQRMLPLALLPMLGGLITLAPGNAEWVPVIFLGLTGLSQGAINATLGALWPERYGIRHIGAIRSVMQAIMVLSTALAPIVLGFMLDAAVAVNVIIGTLALATALAALLAQWGIWRSP